Proteins found in one Cataglyphis hispanica isolate Lineage 1 chromosome 15, ULB_Chis1_1.0, whole genome shotgun sequence genomic segment:
- the LOC126854931 gene encoding uncharacterized protein LOC126854931 — translation MNKDEHYEIIDECKGEKTSETAENVQVEDTEKTCPKSDSTTQQQDSKINTDSTNSCNNNMDKPIPMEVECDQRLNNDIDFTADISLDQLDTQKEVTDEDVMHHLDVIENIELDPETFGIDQSMKEVSQSSLAIERDEQEQEKEEITVIDDEPTEQKWYEEKIAEKAALLKERLSKLARVLSVSYPHYEKWLERIERIEGSPICKIVPPRRCSLINPHTNRWKFLCSKKHIPIPIKEENNPGSSNQKCFKVVWHLEPMGAGGVNTDNLAEFPSFVLNAVKIFEDFLQTTISSQDAITFNENPSDDTSVDINVKKDPVQDKKQQWSWLLVRCNSKDELMLFATGKNINRNTMDRLKQIYESSSGKDCNVKSLYCKSINKYDDKAVTTFLVGAEALDEVVGDLKLRLTPKTNFWSNAAGAWNVAKTVADMLKPTPRTTILEVGCGIGVIGLTIASKCREVIGVDSPSEVEEAEMTCNLNKIYNVSFIMGSPFEVVNKINAARDLHNKNRVTYSIINANTNMGRAIEVMTALRKITSLRRIVMVTPLTKQSVRAILELARPIEGDLGHPFMPIRACVVDTLPNGPHFDAVILMERRYMHRLTQPWFLKMLDEESKSLNNTKELERIINNDGTESSDVQLRKNPLAKAELAKKSKLLPAKKTTFTKSGSSSPVKGKIKLKRDHSPEIIEISKKVSKKFEKPGFKSWQQDVTAKKKNWLYENPALRINPLFEKKTKENKEQIDLRKKLSNNRIDADLIQKVNQSREILEAAKEQLSGPSPTVDPTTAKEIKNVLSLVLDQTNKLQNQLPRSVWDRIAPPETDQVQIKKDLDDDPLLKGRFVQETRAQDIVITAANKEYLETEDVKPKFKKYHNLAPLEPDIVMPISVKSSDNRGRQQNQDNSWNKNKNFDKNRWNEGPMRKPVAFPMKRQDLSFRHRTSPNKFSPKRPLLSPPRRQCSPPRRHLPPDRPYETRDSPSHREYSPPRRPASPLRHVAPSGGRFQVTPRPFSPLNRAMSPPRRPVTPPRPPRPPRSMTGRPMSPIRRHMSPTRLQLSPPRRQVSPIGIYDSSAREMSPPMRRPITPIRRPISPIDHQMSTDMRPVSPVGRMMSPPRSRDMILPPRHHSPSMRRFSSHQMPGLTSSPSRRQQSPPRHQSPPPNRFADEWDIPSRGAIEQSSTWQRSINDRPENVWRNERQPTTSGNWQPLSDNDRYRKLANQEKAWNTRDSSFHGNSWGSKQSLAKPGMKEPWQTSDNRWSGPSRSGISGENWNRKESLGGRGKEPWMNADKSRSSWEQSNDSWNQGDKDDWNDLPEDARDPWGDESNLGLKERWVNLDNQGASSSSWSREADKGDPWTKSKDNWQNKSQAFPAKQSCQNSGNLSINESRWLPLNDVTKKVPLSNNWQGGNNVAAWQPSNYNFPSQSQRPFMTNSFKDRR, via the exons ATGAACAAAGACGAGCACTACGAGATAATAGACGAATGCAAAGGAGAGAAGACGTCTGAAACAGCCGAAAATGTTCAAGTAGAGGATACTGAGAAGACCTGTCCAAAGTCAGACAGTACCACGCAACAACaagattctaaaattaatactg ATAGTACAAATTCTTGCAATAACAACATGGATAAACCAATTCCGATGGAGGTAGAATGTGATCAGAGATTAAACaatgatattgattttactGCTGATATCAGCTTAGATCAGCTGGATACGCAAAAGGAAGTGACAGATGAAGATGTGATGCATCATCTAgatgtaatagaaaatattgaattggATCCTGAAACCTTTGGCATAGACCAGTCTATGAAGGAAGTTTCTCAATCTTCTCTTGCAATAGAAAGAGACGAGCAGGagcaagaaaaagaagaaataacaGTGATTGATGATGAACCTACGGAACAAAAGTGGTATGAAGAAAAG attgcaGAGAAAGCTGCACTTCTGAAAGAGAGATTGTCGAAATTAGCACGAGTGTTATCAGTTTCTTATCCTCATTATGAGAAATGGCTGGAAAGGATAGAGAGGATAGAGGGATCTCCTATATGTAAGATAGTTCCTCCTCGACGTTGTTCACTAATTAATCCGCACACTAATCGTTGGAAGTTTCTAT GTAGTAAGAAACATATACCGATACCtataaaagaagagaataatCCAGGTTCTTCTaatcaaaaatgtttcaaagtaGTCTGGCATCTTGAACCAATGGGAGCAGGAGGTGTTAATACTGATAATTTGGCGGAATTTCCATCTTTTGTATTAAATGCTGTCAAg ATATTTGAAGATTTTCTTCAAACAACTATATCAAGTCAAGATGCAATAACTTTTAATGAGAATCCATCAGATGATACATCTGTGGACATTAATGTAAAGAAAGATCCAGTGCAGGATAAAAAACAACAGTGGTCATGGTTATTAGTACGTTGCAATAGCAAGGATGAGCTCATGCTCTTTGCAACTGGAAAGAATATTAATCGCAACACCATGGATCGTTTGAAGCAGATATATGAATCTAGTTCGGGAAAGGATTGTAATGTCAAATCCCTTTATTGCAAATCGATAAACAA ATATGATGATAAAGCTGTTACTACATTCTTAGTGGGAGCAGAAGCTCTAGATGAAGTCGTGGGTGATTTAAAGTTACGGCTTACGCCAAAGACAAATTTTTGGTCTAACGCTGCTGGTGCATGGAATGTAGCTAAAACAGTTGCTGATATGCTTAAGCCGACGCCAAGAACAACCATACTTGAAGTCGGTTGTGGAATTGGTGTGATTGGACTTACAATAGCATCT AAATGTCGTGAAGTGATAGGAGTTGATTCACCTTCGGAGGTAGAAGAAGCTGAAATGACTTGCaatttgaacaaaatatataatgtatcttttataatgGGATCTCCGTTTGAAGTCGTGAATAAGATAAATGCTGCGCGTGACTTACACAATAAAAATCGCGTGACTTACAGCATAATCAACGCAAACACCAACATGGGTAGAG CCATTGAAGTAATGACAGCTTTACGAAAAATCACGTCTCTACGACGTATCGTAATGGTGACCCCATTGACAAAACAATCGGTCCGAGCAATATTAGAACTTGCACGGCCTATAGAAGGTGATCTTGGTCATCCATTCATGCCAATTCGTGCATGCGTTGTCGACACATTGCCCAACGGGCCCCATTTCGATGCAGTTATTCTAATGGAACGTAGATACATGCATAGACTCACACAGCCGTGGTTCCTCAAAATGTTGGATGAGGAAAGTAAATCATTGAATAACACTAAGGAATTggagagaataattaataatgatggaACTGAAAGTTCTGATGTACAATTAAGAAAGAATCCATTAGCGAAAGCTGAACTTGCAAAGAAATCTAAACTCTTACCCGCAAAAAAGACAACTTTCACGAAAAGCGGTTCAAGTTCACCGGTAaaaggtaaaataaaattgaaacgaGACCATTCGCCCgagataatagaaatatctaaaaaagtgTCGAAGAAATTCGAAAAACCTGGATTTAAATCATGGCAACAGG atGTTACTgctaagaaaaagaattggcTCTATGAAAACCCGGCACTTCGCATTAATCcgttattcgaaaaaaagacaaaagagaataaagaacAAATCgatttaaggaaaaaattgtCGAATAATCGTATTGATGCAGACTTAATACAAAAAGTGAATCAAAGCCGAGAAATTCTCGAAGCAGCGAAAGAGCAATTAAGCGGTCCATCTCCTACAGTTGACCCAACGACcgctaaagaaataaaaaatgtcttaaGTTTGGTTCTCGATCAGACCAATAAGCTTCAGAATCAATTACCACGTTCAGTGTGGGATCGCATTGCACCGCCTGAGACCGATCAGGTTCAGATAAAGAAGGATCTTGATGATGATCCGCTATTGAAAGGTCGATTTGTACAAGAAACTCGTGCTCAGGATATCGTTATCACGGCGGCAAACAAGGAATATTTAGAGACCGAGGATGTTAAACCgaaattcaagaaatatcataatttggCACCACTGGAACCAGATATAGTGATGCCGATATCAGTAAAATCATCTGACAATAGAGGTAGACAACAAAATCAAGATAATTCTtggaataagaataaaaatttcgataaaaatcgcTGGAATGAGGGGCCTATGAGAAAGCCGGTAGCTTTCCCGATGAAGAGACAGGATTTATCATTTAGACATCGAACATCACCGAATAAATTTTCACCGAAGCGTCCATTATTGTCACCACCGAGACGCCAGTGTTCGCCGCCTAGGAGGCATCTCCCTCCGGATAGGCCATATGAAACCCGCGATTCTCCTTCGCACCGTGAATATTCTCCTCCGAGACGGCCAGCATCGCCGTTAAGGCACGTAGCACCATCCGGTGGTAGATTTCAAGTAACACCACGTCCGTTCTCACCACTTAACCGAGCTATGTCTCCGCCGAGACGGCCAGTGACACCGCCAAGACCGCCAAGACCGCCAAGATCAATGACCGGTCGACCGATGTCACCGATACGACGTCATATGTCGCCGACTAGACTACAATTATCGCCACCGAGACGACAAGTGTCGCCGATAGGAATATATGATTCGTCTGCAAGAGAGATGTCTCCCCCCATGAGGAGACCAATAACTCCCATCAGACGACCGATATCGCCTATAGACCATCAAATGTCTACAGACATGAGACCCGTATCGCCGGTCGGTAGAATGATGTCGCCGCCAAGATCAAGAGACATGATCCTTCCACCAAGGCATCATTCGCCCAGCATGAGACGCTTCTCGTCCCATCAAATGCCTGGTCTCACGTCATCGCCTTCGAGGCGACAGCAATCCCCGCCGAGGCATCAGAGTCCGCCACCAAATAGGTTCGCGGACGAATGGGACATACCGAGCCGCGGCGCTATCGAACAGAGTAGCACCTGGCAACGATCCATTAACGATAGACCTGAGAATGTTTGGCGTAACGAGAGACAACCGACAACAAGCGGAAACTGGCAACCTTTGTCCGACAATGATAGATATCGCAAACTGGCTAACCAAGAGAAGGCTTGGAACACCAGAGATTCCTCGTTTCATGGAAATTCGTGGGGCTCTAAGCAATCGCTCGCGAAACCTGGTATGAAGGAACCATGGCAGACTTCGGACAATAGATGGTCTGGTCCCTCCAGGTCAGGAATTAGCGGCGAAAATTGGAATCGCAAGGAAAGTTTGGGTGGCCGCGGCAAGGAGCCTTGGATGAATGCGGACAAATCGCGATCATCATGGGAACAATCTAACGACTCCTGGAATCAAGGAGACAAGGACGATTGGAACGATCTGCCGGAAGATGCACGAGATCCCTGGGGGGACGAAAGTAATCTTGGATTGAAGGAGAGATGGGTGAATCTCGATAATCAGGGCGCCTCGTCGTCTAGTTGGTCGAGAGAGGCTGACAAAGGGGATCCGTGGACAAAGTCTAAAGACAATTGGCAAAATAAATCGCAAGCTTTTCCGGCAAAACAATCATGTCAAAACAGCGGTAATTTGAGCATAAATGAATCGCGCTGGTTACCTTTGAACGATGTGACTAAGAAAGTACCATTATCGAACAATTGGCAGGGAGGTAACAATGTTGCAGCGTGGCAGCCATCGAACTATAATTTTCCGTCACAATCGCAGCGGCCCTTTATGACCAATTCGTTTAAGGATCGAcgttaa